The Bombus pyrosoma isolate SC7728 linkage group LG3, ASM1482585v1, whole genome shotgun sequence genome has a segment encoding these proteins:
- the LOC122565706 gene encoding H/ACA ribonucleoprotein complex subunit 4 — protein sequence MAENDKSKKKSKKKSLGEIQATMKCQLEPSNEIVKLEYKDWPLLFKNFDKMLTRTKHFTPLTSGSTPLHRTLSEYIKSGCINLDKPCNPSSHEVVAWIKRILKVEKTGHSGTLDPKVSGCLIVCIDRATRLAKSQQSAGKEYIAVFKLHSAPESLQKVSQALEKLRGALFQRPPLISAVKRQLRVRTVYDSWFIDYDEERNMGVFRVSCEAGSYIRTICVHLGLFLGTGCQMQELRRNRSGVQSENDGMVTMHDILDAQWLYENHGDESYLRRVIKPLEALLVNHKRIIVKDSAVNAICYGAKIMLPGILMYDDGIELNQEIVIVTTKGEAIALAIALMTSPTMTACDHGVAAKIKRVIMERDAYPRKWGLGPKASIKKRMIIEGKLDKYGKPNENTPADWLANYADYSTPTIKTEANGDTDPVSKKRKWEETISEPTGEVTIKEEKVEDLELTSPKEKKKDKKEKKKKKKKEKVESEADESMVTEGATEESPAKEEKKKKKKKKDKDQDQEVTVSS from the exons ATGGCAGAAAacg ataaaagcaagaagaaaagCAAGAAGAAGTCTCTTGGAGAGATTCAAGCAACAATGAAATGTCAACTTGAACCTTCAAATGAGATTGTAAAACTGGAATACAAAGATTGGCCTCTTTTATTTAAA AATTTTGACAAAATGCTTACTcgtacgaaacattttacaCCCTTAACTAGTGGCTCAACACCATTACATCGTACTTTAtctgaatatataaaatctggATGCATTAATCTTGACAAACCATGTAATCCATCATCACATGAAGTTGTTGCAtggataaaaagaattttaaaagtagaaaaaactGGTCACTCTGGTACTCTAGATCCAAAAGTATCTGGCTGTTTAATAGTATGTATTGATAGAGCAACTAGATTAGCTAAATCACAGCAGTCTGCTGGAAAGGAATATATTgcagtttttaaattacattctgCTCCAGAGAGTCTTCAGAAg GTAAGTCAAGCATTAGAAAAATTACGTGGTGCACTATTTCAACGACCTCCACTTATATCTGCAGTGAAGCGTCAGCTTCGTGTCAGAACAGTTTATGACAGTTGGTTTATTGACTATGATGAAGAACGTAATATGGGAGTGTTCAGAGTTAGTTGTGAGGCTGGTTCATATATTAGAACTATTTGTGTTCACCTTGGCCTCTTCTTAGGCACTGGTTGTCAAATGCAAGAATTACGTAGAAATCGTTCAGGTGTTCAATCTGAAAATGATGGAATGGTTACTATGCATGATATACTTGATGCTCAATGGTTATATGAAAATCATGGAGATGAGTCTTATTTGAGAAGAGTAATTAAGCCACTGGAAGCTCTTCTAGTAAatcataaaagaattattgtaAAAGATAGCGca gTAAATGCTATTTGTTATGGAGCTAAAATTATGTTACCTGGTATTTTAATGTATGATGATGGTATAGAATTAAATCAAGAAATTGTAATAGTAACTACAAAAGGTGAAGCTATAGCACTTG ctATAGCTTTAATGACATCTCCTACAATGACAGCTTGTGATCATGGTGTAGCTGCTAAAATTAAAAGAGTAATCATGGAAAGAGATGCATATCCAAGAAAATGGGGTTTGGGACCAAAAGCTTCCATAAAAAAACGTATGATAATCGAGggaaaattagataaatatgGAAAACCGAATGAAAACACACCTGCAGACTGGTTAGCAAATTATGCAGATTACTCTACACCTACAATTAAA ACTGAGGCAAATGGAGATACCGATCCTGTGTCTAAAAAACGAAAATGGGAAGAAACAATTTCAGAACCTACAGGCGAAGTTacaataaaggaagaaaaggttGAAGATTTAGAATTGACATcaccaaaagaaaaaaagaaagataaaaaggaaaagaaaaagaaaaagaaaaaggaaaaagtagaATCAGAAGCTGATGAATCCATGGTTACAGAAGGTGCAACTGAG gAATCACcagcaaaagaagaaaaaaagaagaagaagaagaagaaagataaagatcaAGATCAAGAAGTAACAGTTtcaagttga